The sequence below is a genomic window from Nitrosomonas sp..
GATTTGAAGCGTGTATTCTTTGGTACTGGATATGCGAAGGATTCACTAATGGAGTGCTTTCAGGAAAACCTGGATCATTTTCCGGTGATTCTTCCGGTTTTATTCGAAGATTCGCCTGACAAGTTGGCGCATTTGCGCTTACATAACGGTACGATCTGGCGTTGGAATCGCCCATTGGTGGGTTTTGATGAACAGGGTGAACCGCATTTGCGCGTTGAGAATCGGGTAATCTCTGCTGGCCCCAGTGTTGTTGATATTGTGGCCAATGCGGCCTTGTTTGCTGGTGCTGTCAAGAGTTTGATTGAAATGGAACGGCCGCCTGAATTTGATTTGACATTTAATCATGCACGGCATAATTTTTATCAGGCTGCTCGCCTGGGACTGGCGGCAGAATTATATTGGCTGGATGATAAAACGATCAATGCGAAACAACATATTCTGCAGCATTTGATTCCATTGGCGCGTTCAGGTCTCGAGCAACTGGAAGTCAGCAGCCGGGATATTCAATTTTACCTGGATATCATCGAGCAGCGCATTAAAAGCGGGCAGACCGGAACCAATTGGCAGCAGCGTTATGCCGCAAGCCACAACTATGACATGCAGGCATTGACTGCCGCGTATGCAAAGTTGCAGCAAAGCGGCAAGCCGGTACATGAGTGGCCGGTTTAGCTGCACTGAGCCGGAAAATGTTTAACCCGTTTTTCAATATCTTTTCGTTCTGGAAAAGCTGGCGCTAATTTTATAGTGATGTCGGGCGGCTGAATCGTATTGATGGAATCCATTAGAATTAAATAGTTGTGAGAAAGTATAATCTATTGAATGAACAAGAAAAATCGATGTTGACAATTCGACAGGGTATTCCCGAAGGCTTGCTCGATCTGCAATCTCATGAGTTATATAAGAAACTGAGTGGGCCAACATTATTTCAGTTGCCTGGCCGCCGCAACCCTCCACTATTTATTTCGGTCTTGTTGCATGGTAATGAGCCTGCCGGTTGGGATGCGATACGCCATGTTCTCTACCATTGTCAGAGCAGGGAATTTCCACGGTCAATATCACTTTTTGTGGGAAATGTCGAGGCGGCGCGGTTTCGTCAGAGGCATCTGGAAGGGCAGCCTGATTTCAATCGCATCTGGCCTGGGTGTGTTGTTGAGGATGCGCCTGAGTATATGATGGCCAAGCAGATCTATGATGAAATGGCGGCTAACAAATTGTTCGCCAGTATTGATGTGCACAACAATACTGGCTTTAACCCGCATTATGCCTGTGTAAACAGGCTGGAAGCGCCTTATTTACAGTTGGCAACGTTATTTGACCGCACAGTTATTTTCTTTAAACGCCCCAAAGGCGTGCAGT
It includes:
- a CDS encoding M14 family metallopeptidase; this encodes MLTIRQGIPEGLLDLQSHELYKKLSGPTLFQLPGRRNPPLFISVLLHGNEPAGWDAIRHVLYHCQSREFPRSISLFVGNVEAARFRQRHLEGQPDFNRIWPGCVVEDAPEYMMAKQIYDEMAANKLFASIDVHNNTGFNPHYACVNRLEAPYLQLATLFDRTVIFFKRPKGVQSLAFSNLAPSVTLECGQPDNPRGVAHAIEYLTACLNLAEIPTHAVAKNDIELFHTVAVVRIAPGVEVGFQGEDLDLRLIENIDHLNFRELPFNTLIGWQKNQQELVLRTADEQDQEVSDHYFHLDGNALRISRPVMPSMLTRNIQVIHQDCLCYLMERLALPDSVASSCE